Proteins found in one Paraburkholderia caballeronis genomic segment:
- a CDS encoding UDP-N-acetylmuramoyl-L-alanyl-D-glutamate--2,6-diaminopimelate ligase, whose product MSALRTRHPAHRQIADALAWLRAHASPQADLHGDSRALKAGDVFVAYAVDGADSRPHIAGAIERGAAAVLYQPEGFGGQVDPAISLAVPSLDALAGEIASGWYGDPSDALLVVGVTGTNGKTSCSQWIAAALTGLGKRCAIIGTLGTGLPGQLVHTGFTTPDAPQLQRSLMQLHKAGAQAVAMEVSSHALHQGRVNGTAFDIAIFTNLTQDHLDYHRTFDAYEAAKARLFAWPGLNAAVVNADDAAGRRLLAATRGRARTIAYGIDTADDAPAADAWLRASNVRASANGTAFRLATSDWGDAEVEVQTLGLFNVSNLLGVLGALLATGAPLFAALNELAKLQPVNGRMERLGGRLDHDEPLVVIDYAHTPDALEKTLDALRPIAAARGGRLVCMFGCGGDRDATKRPLMGEIAGRLADSVVVTSDNPRSEEPAAIIEQIVGGMRDGARALRIEDRASAILHAVRGAAREDVIVLAGKGHEATQEIKGRKRAFSDQDHARLALAARATKHGRGDTE is encoded by the coding sequence ATGAGCGCGCTGCGCACTCGACATCCGGCGCACCGGCAGATCGCCGACGCGCTTGCCTGGCTGCGCGCGCACGCGAGCCCGCAGGCCGACCTGCACGGCGACTCGCGCGCGCTGAAGGCGGGCGACGTGTTCGTCGCGTATGCGGTGGACGGCGCGGACAGCCGCCCGCACATCGCGGGCGCGATCGAGCGCGGCGCGGCCGCGGTGCTGTATCAGCCGGAAGGGTTCGGCGGACAGGTCGATCCGGCGATCTCGCTCGCGGTGCCGTCGCTCGACGCGCTCGCCGGCGAAATCGCGAGCGGCTGGTACGGCGACCCGAGCGACGCGCTGCTCGTCGTCGGCGTGACCGGCACGAACGGCAAGACGTCGTGCAGCCAATGGATTGCCGCGGCGCTCACCGGGCTCGGCAAGCGCTGCGCGATCATCGGCACGCTCGGCACCGGACTGCCGGGACAACTCGTGCACACCGGCTTCACGACGCCCGACGCGCCGCAACTGCAGCGCAGCCTGATGCAACTGCACAAGGCTGGCGCGCAGGCGGTCGCGATGGAAGTGTCGTCGCACGCGCTGCACCAGGGGCGCGTGAACGGCACCGCGTTCGACATCGCGATCTTCACGAATCTCACGCAGGACCATCTCGACTATCACCGCACGTTCGACGCGTACGAGGCCGCGAAGGCGCGCCTGTTCGCGTGGCCGGGACTGAACGCGGCGGTGGTCAACGCGGACGACGCGGCGGGCCGCCGCCTGCTTGCGGCGACGCGCGGCCGCGCGCGCACGATCGCGTACGGCATCGATACGGCTGACGACGCGCCGGCCGCCGACGCCTGGCTGCGCGCGTCGAACGTGCGCGCGAGCGCGAACGGCACCGCGTTCCGTCTCGCGACGTCCGACTGGGGCGACGCCGAGGTCGAAGTGCAGACGCTCGGCCTGTTCAACGTCAGCAACCTGCTCGGCGTGCTCGGCGCGCTGCTCGCGACGGGCGCGCCGCTGTTCGCCGCGCTGAACGAACTCGCGAAACTGCAACCGGTGAACGGCCGGATGGAGCGCCTCGGCGGCCGTCTCGATCACGACGAGCCGCTCGTCGTGATCGACTACGCGCACACGCCGGACGCACTCGAAAAGACCCTCGACGCGCTGCGCCCGATCGCGGCTGCGCGCGGCGGCCGGCTCGTCTGCATGTTCGGCTGCGGCGGCGACCGCGACGCGACCAAGCGTCCGCTGATGGGCGAGATCGCCGGGCGGCTCGCGGACAGTGTCGTCGTGACGAGCGATAACCCGCGCAGCGAGGAGCCGGCCGCGATCATCGAGCAGATCGTCGGCGGCATGCGCGACGGCGCGCGCGCGCTGCGCATCGAGGACCGCGCGAGCGCGATCCTGCACGCGGTGCGCGGCGCCGCGCGCGAGGACGTGATCGTGCTCGCCGGCAAGGGCCACGAGGCGACCCAGGAAATCAAGGGCAGGAAACGCGCGTTCTCCGACCAGGACCACGCGCGCCTTGCGCTCGCAGCCCGTGCCACGAAGCACGGGCGCGGAGACACAGAATGA